A region from the Rhodamnia argentea isolate NSW1041297 chromosome 7, ASM2092103v1, whole genome shotgun sequence genome encodes:
- the LOC115742546 gene encoding ribosomal RNA large subunit methyltransferase I isoform X2: MVYSGAVDRIVGRPPPRTGDVVIVADGTEKPIGWGLYNSVSMFCVRLMHLEEEATGNPSCALNVEKLLEKRIEAAIELRKSLGLPSVSTNAYRLINSEGDRLSGLIVDVFGDLAVVASSAAWVEKYKTEIVACICKIGGINHLSWRPSVEMLKEEGLDVSKLQEMQPSTCPKRTKVLENGIAYVLSLDGQKTGFYADQRENRQFISTVCDGRRVLDLCCYSGGFSLNAVRGGAVDVLGIDTSLPALELARENIALNRLDPARISFLKEDATVFMKSALLRNESWDIVILDPPKLAPKKKALKSASGMYRNLNSLAMRLTKKGGLLMTCSCSGAMTQSGMFIKTLQGAASAAGRRATILRQSGAACDHPIDPSYPEGEYLSNILVRVL; this comes from the exons ATGGTTTACAGTGGCGCTGTCGACCGGATAGTTGGTCGGCCGCCGCCGAGAACTGGGGATGTCGTGATTGTGGCTGATGGAACAGAGAAACCAATTGGGTGGGGCTTGTACAATTCGGTTTCCATGTTCTGCGTGAGGCTGATGCATCTAGAAGAGGAAGCAACTGG GAATCCTTCATGTGCATTGAACGTGGAGAAGTTGCTCGAGAAAAGAATCGAGGCAGCCATAGAGCTGCGCAAGAGTTTGGGGTTGCCTTCCGTCAGTACAAATGCATATCGTCTGATCAACAGTGAAGGGGATAG GTTGTCGGGTTTGATCGTTGATGTCTTTGGAGATTTAGCCGTGGTAGCATCATCTGCTGCTTGGGTTGAGAAGTACAAGACAGAAATAGTGGCTTGCATTTGTAAAATTGGTGGTATAAATCACTTAAGCTGGAGGCCATCCGTTGAAATGTTAAAAGAGGAAGGACTGGATGTATCCAAATTGCAGGAGATGCAGCCTTCTACTTGTCCTAAAAGAACCAAG GTTCTTGAGAATGGGATTGCTTATGTCCTCTCACTCGATGGCCAAAAGACAGGATTTTATGCTGATCAACGTGAAAACCGTCAGTTTATATCCACAGTATGTGATGGTCGGAGAGTTCTTGACCTATGCTGCTACAGTGGTGGGTTTTCCCTTAATGCAGTCAGGGGAGGTGCCGTTGACGTTTTGG GTATTGATACGTCATTGCCTGCTTTGGAGCTTGCTCGAGAAAATATTGCTCTTAATAGATTGGATCCAGCCAGGAtatcttttttaaaagaagacgCAACTGTATTCATGAAGAGTGctttattaagaaatgagtCATGGGATATAGTCATACTTGACCCTCCAAAGTTAGCTCCAAAGAAGAAG GCTCTAAAAAGTGCATCGGGCATGTATAGAAATTTGAACTCACTGGCAATGAGATTGACAAAGAAAGGTGGACTACTTATGACTTGTTCATGTTCGGGAGCTATGACACAGAGTGGGATGTTCATAAAGACACTTCAG GGCGCAGCATCAGCAGCTGGGAGAAGAGCCACAATTCTGAGACAGAGCGGAGCAGCATGTGATCACCCTATTGACCCGTCCTACCCTGAAGGCGAATACCTTTCCAATATTTTAGTAAGAGTACTCTGA
- the LOC115742546 gene encoding ribosomal RNA large subunit methyltransferase I isoform X1, whose product MLQLPSRLMKSLSLSTAPTTATLQELALAHSPGIAKVVLKKGKTQLFKDGSPMVYSGAVDRIVGRPPPRTGDVVIVADGTEKPIGWGLYNSVSMFCVRLMHLEEEATGNPSCALNVEKLLEKRIEAAIELRKSLGLPSVSTNAYRLINSEGDRLSGLIVDVFGDLAVVASSAAWVEKYKTEIVACICKIGGINHLSWRPSVEMLKEEGLDVSKLQEMQPSTCPKRTKVLENGIAYVLSLDGQKTGFYADQRENRQFISTVCDGRRVLDLCCYSGGFSLNAVRGGAVDVLGIDTSLPALELARENIALNRLDPARISFLKEDATVFMKSALLRNESWDIVILDPPKLAPKKKALKSASGMYRNLNSLAMRLTKKGGLLMTCSCSGAMTQSGMFIKTLQGAASAAGRRATILRQSGAACDHPIDPSYPEGEYLSNILVRVL is encoded by the exons atgcttcaGCTTCCCTCCCGCTTGATgaagtctctttctctctctaccgcTCCAACCACCGCCACGCTTCAAGAACTCGCTTTAGCTCACTctccag GTATTGCGAAGGTCGTGCTTAAAAAGGGGAAGACCCAATTGTTCAAGGATGGCAGTCCTATGGTTTACAGTGGCGCTGTCGACCGGATAGTTGGTCGGCCGCCGCCGAGAACTGGGGATGTCGTGATTGTGGCTGATGGAACAGAGAAACCAATTGGGTGGGGCTTGTACAATTCGGTTTCCATGTTCTGCGTGAGGCTGATGCATCTAGAAGAGGAAGCAACTGG GAATCCTTCATGTGCATTGAACGTGGAGAAGTTGCTCGAGAAAAGAATCGAGGCAGCCATAGAGCTGCGCAAGAGTTTGGGGTTGCCTTCCGTCAGTACAAATGCATATCGTCTGATCAACAGTGAAGGGGATAG GTTGTCGGGTTTGATCGTTGATGTCTTTGGAGATTTAGCCGTGGTAGCATCATCTGCTGCTTGGGTTGAGAAGTACAAGACAGAAATAGTGGCTTGCATTTGTAAAATTGGTGGTATAAATCACTTAAGCTGGAGGCCATCCGTTGAAATGTTAAAAGAGGAAGGACTGGATGTATCCAAATTGCAGGAGATGCAGCCTTCTACTTGTCCTAAAAGAACCAAG GTTCTTGAGAATGGGATTGCTTATGTCCTCTCACTCGATGGCCAAAAGACAGGATTTTATGCTGATCAACGTGAAAACCGTCAGTTTATATCCACAGTATGTGATGGTCGGAGAGTTCTTGACCTATGCTGCTACAGTGGTGGGTTTTCCCTTAATGCAGTCAGGGGAGGTGCCGTTGACGTTTTGG GTATTGATACGTCATTGCCTGCTTTGGAGCTTGCTCGAGAAAATATTGCTCTTAATAGATTGGATCCAGCCAGGAtatcttttttaaaagaagacgCAACTGTATTCATGAAGAGTGctttattaagaaatgagtCATGGGATATAGTCATACTTGACCCTCCAAAGTTAGCTCCAAAGAAGAAG GCTCTAAAAAGTGCATCGGGCATGTATAGAAATTTGAACTCACTGGCAATGAGATTGACAAAGAAAGGTGGACTACTTATGACTTGTTCATGTTCGGGAGCTATGACACAGAGTGGGATGTTCATAAAGACACTTCAG GGCGCAGCATCAGCAGCTGGGAGAAGAGCCACAATTCTGAGACAGAGCGGAGCAGCATGTGATCACCCTATTGACCCGTCCTACCCTGAAGGCGAATACCTTTCCAATATTTTAGTAAGAGTACTCTGA
- the LOC115742549 gene encoding desiccation-related protein PCC13-62-like → MNYFRFPHSMKTSHTKMRNPSFLSSFFFLLLLSHKVSCDYHCSPIKASDVDRVQFAMNLEFLEAEFFLRGSLGQGLDSIAPYLAQGGPPPVGGVKADLDPVTRRIIEEFGYQEVGHLGAIYTRVGGIRRPLLNLSAQNFETIFNEAVGYKLQPPFNPYSNTVNYLLASYLIPYVGLVGYVGTIPYLETYNSKSLVASLLGVESGQDAVLRALLYAHADEKVEPYDMTVAEFTGRLSGLRNVLAMCGLKDEGIMVPKELGAENRTTSNVLSADEYSLSYSRTPPEILRIIYGSGSEYKPGGFYPDGGNGRIAQSFLKKD, encoded by the exons ATGAATTATTTCCGCTTTCCACACAGTATGAAGACATCTCACACCAAAATGAGAAACCCATCTTTTTtgtcctccttcttcttccttctgctTCTCTCTCACAAGGTCTCCTGCGATTACCATTGCAGTCCCATCAAAGCCAGCGATGTTGACCGGGTGCAATTCGCCATGAACCTAGAGTTCTTGGAGGCCGAGTTCTTCCTGCGCGGCTCGCTTGGCCAAGGGCTTGACAGCATCGCCCCGTACTTGGCCCAGGGCGGTCCGCCGCCAGTCGGGGGAGTGAAGGCCGACCTCGACCCCGTCACCCGTCGCATCATCGAGGAGTTCGGTTATCAAGAAGTCGGCCATCTCGG GGCTATCTACACGAGGGTTGGTGGAATCCGAAGGCCTCTGCTAAATCTGAGCGCCCAGAATTTCGAAACGATATTTAATGAAGCCGTGGGTTACAAACTGCAACCTCCATTCAATCCTTACAGCAATACTGTAAACTATCTCTTAGCATCCTATCttatcccctacgtgggactcGTAGGTTATGTCGGCACCATCCCATATCTCGAAACCTACAATTCCAAAAGC TTGGTCGCGTCGCTGTTGGGCGTCGAGTCGGGCCAGGACGCGGTGCTGAGGGCGCTGCTGTATGCACACGCGGACGAGAAGGTCGAACCCTATGACATGACCGTGGCCGAGTTCACTGGCCGTCTGTCGGGGCTCAGGAACGTGCTGGCCATGTGCGGGCTGAAAGACGAGGGCATCATGGTCCCCAAGGAGCTGGGGGCTGAGAACCGGACCACGAGCAACGTGTTGTCAGCGGATGAGTACTCACTGTCGTACTCGCGGACACCGCCGGAGATACTGAGGATAATCTATGGCAGTGGCAGTGAATACAAGCCCGGCGGGTTCTATCCGGATGGAGGAAACGGGCGTATAGCTCAGAGTTTCTTGAAGAAAGATTAA